Within candidate division KSB1 bacterium, the genomic segment AGAGCCTACCCTCACCAGATATTGGATTGGCACGAGGTTGTGAATGAGGAGTTTGCTTCAAACAATTTGTTAACCGTCAGTTATTGCCCATTGACCGGAACGGCCATTGTTCTTGATGGCAACAACGACGGTTTAAATCTAACCTTTGGCGTCTCGGGGTTACTTTATAACAATAATCTTATCATGTTTGACAGGCAGACGGACAGTCATTGGCCACAAATGCGATTACAAAGCGACCAGGGAACATTAAGAAATACTAAGCAAAAAGTCTATCCCTCGATAGAAACTTCTTGGGGTAGTTGGAAGAAACTCTTCCCTAATACGGTGGTTCTCTCCACAAATACTGGACACAGCAGGCCTTACGCCACTTCTGGCTCGGCTTACCCTGGTTATACAAATCTAAATTCCCCGCCACTTTTTAGAAATGCTGTTAGCTTTTTGGATGACAGGTTACCTCCAAAACAAAGAGTACATGGGGTCTTTTTTAGTGGAGGGCCGGATAACTATAAAACCAAAGTCTATCTCATCACCACGTCACAGAATTCACGGGTCATCAATGATTCAATCGATGGCAATCCGATTCTAGTTATTGACAGCGGTGAGAAAAATTTTGTCGTTTCTTACTCAAGAAACCTGAACAGCCAAACTTTGACTTTTAGCATGAACGGCAATGTAAGCGATTTCCCTTTTATCTTTAAAGACAATGAAACCAGTTCAACCTGGAATGTACTAGGGGAGGCTATTGATGGACCATTAGCAGGAATGCAATTGGCAAAGACAAAATCGTTTAATGCTTACTGGTTTGCGTGGGGGACATTTTATCCCGGCGCGGAGATTTATCAGGAAAACGATTAGCTTTACTTTATCCCTTCGAATTTTTCTTAACTACGTTTACTTACCTTAAGTGGGCGTTCAGATTAAAGCCCGCTCTAATTCCCTCCAAATAATTTGACAAAAAATCTAAAATTCAATATCTTTACCTTGAAAAATTCCAAACAATCTAAATAGATTTAGGATGAGTGAACAGATAACACTAATCGTCAATCCGATTTCCGGCGGGCGTAAAAATAAGAACGAGTTGCAGAAATATGTGTCCGACTATTTTTCTAAAAACGGCAACCAGGTTACTTTAAAAACAACAACCAGACGCGGTGAAGCAAAGGAATTTGCTCATCAGGCTGTTCAAGACTCAGATGATTTGGTTG encodes:
- a CDS encoding DUF3179 domain-containing protein, which translates into the protein MFRKISFLLLILSVTIALISCQSNPVGDNGPDSGWNIPENQILSGGPPKDGIPSLFNPEIIPAAQADFIDDKDLIVGIVVDGEARAYPHQILDWHEVVNEEFASNNLLTVSYCPLTGTAIVLDGNNDGLNLTFGVSGLLYNNNLIMFDRQTDSHWPQMRLQSDQGTLRNTKQKVYPSIETSWGSWKKLFPNTVVLSTNTGHSRPYATSGSAYPGYTNLNSPPLFRNAVSFLDDRLPPKQRVHGVFFSGGPDNYKTKVYLITTSQNSRVINDSIDGNPILVIDSGEKNFVVSYSRNLNSQTLTFSMNGNVSDFPFIFKDNETSSTWNVLGEAIDGPLAGMQLAKTKSFNAYWFAWGTFYPGAEIYQEND